GGTAATGGCCGTGAGCAGGTTATTGAAATCGTGGGCTACGCCCCCCGCCACCCGTCCGATCGCCTCCATCTTGCGGGAGTTGCGCAATTGCTCCTCGCTGCGGCGCAATGCTTCCTCGGCGCGCCGGCGCGCGTCCACGTTGATGGCCACGCCGATCACCCCGGCCACCTCGTCGTAGCCTTTGAACACGGGGCTGAAATAGGTCTCGAACCATTGCCCCTGCAGTTCGACGGTGGAAGTGAATTCCTCCCCCGACAAGGCGCGGCGGACGTTGAGGCGGATCTGCGGTTCGTTCCTATATATCTCGAAGGCGGATTTGCCCGCCGCTTCGCCCGCCTTGAGCCCCAGCGCTTCCAAGCCCCGGCCTTCGCAAAGGGTGAAGACGCCTTTGGCGTCCAGGGCGAAGAGGACCAAAGGCGCGTTGGAGATGACGGTACGCAAATGCTCTTTGCTGCGGCGCAGATCTTCTTCCACGCGCCGGCGCTCGGTCACGTCCATGGCCAACCCCAGCACGCCGTCCGGCCGATCCCCGCCCCCGTCCATGGCCCGCAGATGCAGCTCGAAGGTATTGCCCGCCATCTCGACCATCTCGTCGACCTCGCGGCCATCCAAGGCCCTGCGCACGGGGCCCGCCAAGGCCGGCGCCGGCGAAGGACGGGTGAAGAGGGATTGCCCGAGCAGCGAAGCGGGATTCAGATCCATGGCCTCCAGGCCGCGGCCCTCGGCCATGGTGAAAGCGCCGTCCTTGTCCCAAGCCAGCATCGCGAGAGGCGCATGGGCCAATACGGAGCGCAGTACGCTCTCGCTTCGGCGCAAGGTAGCTTCGCTCTGCGCCAGGGAATCTTGCCGGGTCTTGCGCTCGGAGATGTCGCGCGCGGAAACCATGCGCGCCTGCCGGCCTTCCCAAGCCAAAGGATATCCCGCGGCTTCCAGGTCCAAGCGGCTTCCATCGGCCTTAAGCCCGATGAATTCGCGAATGGAGAAGACCCCGTCGCCATCCCAACCGGCATCGGGGAGGAATACGGAGAGGGGTTGGCCCAGGCAAGCATCCTCGTTCCGGCCGAACAGGCGCTCCCAGGCGGGATTGACTTCGGCGACGATGTCGTCTTGGAACAGGGCCATGGCGTCGGGCGCCTTGGCGAAGGCGTGGCGGAATCCGCCGGTGCGGAAGCCGTCGTTGGAGAAGCTACCGGTGCGGATGTCGTCGGTGCGGGAGGCGCCGTCGGCGGAAGCCGATGCTTCTTTCTTCCGCCCGAAAAGAGCGCTCCAGCTCGCTGCCATTCGTCACTCCCCTCAGAGGTCCGATAGTCCCGTGGACGGCCCCTTGCGGGCCGCGGCGATGCGGACGGCCGTCACGCATGCATAGGACCTCATATATACCTTATTCGTAACTCCGATCCCAGGAAATCCCGGGCACAAATTCACATTCGTGAGATTGGTATCGTTTCCATTTCACTTATAAGATGACCGTGTTGCCGGACGCGGCCGGGTCCCGATCCGGCCGCCATGATCCAATGGGCCCGCGGAACAGTATCCCGGTTACATCGCGGGCCATTAGGGAATCAAAACTCGGGGGGGTCCCGGGACAAGGAAATTCGACGTAGGAATGCGGGGCTAGGGAAAGGAAAAACGTTCCACCGGATGACCGGCGGACTTCCGGCCCGGGGGAAGGCGGGCTTCAGGCCAGGTGGCCGGTGGACGCCAAGGCGGAGCGGACCTTTTCCAGCAAATCCCTGGGACTGAATGGCTTGGCCAGGAAGGCGGCCCGCGTCTCCATAACCTCTTGCT
The genomic region above belongs to Fibrobacterota bacterium and contains:
- a CDS encoding PAS domain S-box protein codes for the protein MAASWSALFGRKKEASASADGASRTDDIRTGSFSNDGFRTGGFRHAFAKAPDAMALFQDDIVAEVNPAWERLFGRNEDACLGQPLSVFLPDAGWDGDGVFSIREFIGLKADGSRLDLEAAGYPLAWEGRQARMVSARDISERKTRQDSLAQSEATLRRSESVLRSVLAHAPLAMLAWDKDGAFTMAEGRGLEAMDLNPASLLGQSLFTRPSPAPALAGPVRRALDGREVDEMVEMAGNTFELHLRAMDGGGDRPDGVLGLAMDVTERRRVEEDLRRSKEHLRTVISNAPLVLFALDAKGVFTLCEGRGLEALGLKAGEAAGKSAFEIYRNEPQIRLNVRRALSGEEFTSTVELQGQWFETYFSPVFKGYDEVAGVIGVAINVDARRRAEEALRRSEEQLRNSRKMEAIGRVAGGVAHDFNNLLTAITGYAELLLSGASDPALQRKNAEEIRNAAERAATLTRQLLAFSRKQVLSPKAMDLNKAVSEMDKMIRRLIREDIELVTVLEPRLGEVWADPGQIEQVILNLALNARDAMPHGGQLTLETGNVELDGVTARAELFLVPGPYVMLSISDTGTGMDEEAKAHLFEPFYTTKEGVGQGLGLSAVYGIVKQSGGTLAVESEIGRGTTIKVFLPRLAREEPARDGHVRGSLKGVETVLLVEDEEAVRTLVREILRMHGYAVLEARHGGEAILISQRHQGPIHLLLTDMVMANMSGKELAEHLKPLRPEMNVLFISGYSEEQLGGMGGRASLPGELSDRDGAGTFGDAFLPKPFSPKTLAAKVREVLEGKHAERRDFAGQF